The following nucleotide sequence is from Rubrobacter radiotolerans DSM 5868.
AGGACGAGTTCAACGAGCGGACCGGAGCGCGTCTCGGGTTCATGAGCTTCTTCACGAAGGCGGCGGTCGCGGCGCTCAAGGCTTACCCGAACGTCAACGCCGAGCTTCAGGAGACGGAGCTCGTTCTGAAGAAGTACTACGACATCGGCGTGGCCGTCTCTACCGACGAGGGGCTCGTCGTGCCCGTCCTGCGTGACGCGGACCGCAAGTCGTTCGCCGAGATAGAGAGCGGCATCGCCGACCTTGCGGTAAAGGCGCGCGACGGGAAGCTCTCCCTTGCGGACCTCTCGGGGGGGACGTTCACGATCACGAACGGCGGCATCTTCGGCTCGCTGCTCTCGACCCCGATCCTCACGATGCCGCAGGTCGCGATACTCGGGATGCACAAGATCCAGGAGCGTCCGATGGTCGTTGACGGCGAGGTGAAGGTCCGCCCGATGATGTACCTCGCGCTCTCCTACGACCACCGCGTCATAGACGGCCGCGAAGCCGTGAGCTTCCTTGTCCGGATAAAGGAGCTTATCGAGGACCCGGAGAGCCTGCTCCTCGAAGGGTAGAGAGCCGGGAGAACGGTCTGTCGGCGGAGGGGTTCCGGCTCCTCCGCCACTCTCTGTCCGGGAAGAGCACTCTAGAGTTCGCGTCTCTATCTGGAGTAGAGCGTCTACCGGTTGATTTTCGGTGCCCGATGATGATGGGACGGTCCGGGGTCGGGTTGGCGGGCGGGTGTCGGTTTTCGCTCCAAATCGCGGCTCCCGATGCTCTATAGTTGGCGCATGGCAAAGAGAGCTACGGAGGGCTTGACGGAGCGGCTGGCAGCGGGGGACCGGCGGGCGCTTGCGCGGGTCATATCCCTTGTAGAGCGCGAGGACCCGGCGGCAAAGGAGGTTCTCGCAGCGATCTACCCCAGGACGGGCGAGGCGGTCACGGTCGGGTTTACGGGACCTCCGGGGGTCGGGAAGAGCAGCATTATCGCGAAGCTGATCCGGCTCTACCGCGAAGAGGGGAAGCGGGTCGGGGTGGTCTCGGTGGACCCGTCGAGCCCGTTCTCTAAAGGCGCGATACTCGGGGACCGCATCCGCCTTTCGGACCACTTCCTGGACTCCGGGGTGTTTATCCGCTCGATGGGGAGCCGGGGGCATCTCGGGGGGCTTGCGGGCGGTTCGCGGCTCGCCGCGCTCGCGATGGAGGCGGCGGGCTTCGACGTGGTCCTCTACGAGACGGTCGGGGTGGGGCAGGGCGAGGTCGAGGTAGCGTCGGCGGCGGACACGGTCGTGCTCGCGCTTCAGCCCGGCTCGGGGGACGCGGTCCAGGCGCTCAAGGCTGGGGTGATGGAGATCGCGGACGTCTTCTGCGTGAACAAGGCCGACGACCCGCGTGCAAAGGACCAGAAGCGACAGGTCCGGCAGATGCTGGAGATCGGCAACGAGCTCTCCCCGAACCCGTGGACGCCGCCCATCGTCCTTACGCGCGGCGACACCGGCGAGGGCGTAGACGAGCTCAAGCGCGAGATAGAGCGCCACCGGGAGTACCTCAAGGAGAGCGGCGAGTTCGAGAAGCGCCGCCGCGAGTCCCTGAAGAGCTTCGTCCTTCTCTGGGCGACCTCCCGGCTGCAGAAGGAGATGCGCGAGCACCTCGAACGGCAGGACGAAGGCACGATGGAGCGCGTCTACCGCCGGGAGCTCGATCCCATAAGCGCCTCGGAGAAGATCTACCGCGAGGTCTAGCTTGGCCTCCGAAAGGCCACAACGCATAGTCTCCCTCGTTCCCTCTCTGACCGAAGCTCTCTTTGTCTTCGGAGCGGGCGAGCGCGTCGTCGGACGGACTCGCTACTGCACGCTCCCTGCGCGCACCGTCCGCCGCGCAGCCGTTGTCGGCGGCACGAAGCGCATCGACCACGAGAAGACGCTCTCCCTGAACCCCGACCTTGTCGTCGCGGTTCGCGAGGAGAACACCCGCGAGGACGTCGAGCGTCTGCGCGCAGCGGACGTCCCGGTCTTTCTCGGGGAGCCGGAGGACGTCCCGGGCGCAGTCTCCATGCTCCGGGACCTCGCCGCCGCGGTAGGAGCCGCCGACACGTCGAGCCTCGACCGGGCCGGGCGAACCCTCGAACGGCTGCGCCGGGTACGCCCCGCGCGTCCGGTCCGGGTCTTCGCTCCGATCTGGAAGAGCCCCTATATGTCCCCCGGCGGTGATACATATGTAAGTAGCGTCATAAAGGAGTGCGGCGGGTTCAACGTCTTTGCCGACCGGAGGCGCTACCCGACGGTAACGCCGGAGGAGATCGAGGCCGCCAGGCCCGAGGTCGTGCTGCTCCCGGACGAGCCCTATGAGTTCTCGGCGGCGGACCTCGCGGAGCTGTACGCCCTCGACGTACCGGCGGCGCGCGAGGAGCGGATACACCTTGTAAGCGGCAAGCTCCTGACCTGGTACGGGCCGAGGCTGGCCGACAGCCTCATGCAGCTCGCGGCCCTGCTGCGTCGGCGGTAGCTAGTGGTAGCTAGCCGCTCTGTCTTTCGGACTTCGCCCGCGCGCGGCAGCGCTTCGAGCAGTAGACGACGGAGTCCCAGTCGCGCTCCCACTTCCTGCGCCACGAGAACGGACGGCCGCAGACCGGGCAAGTCTTCTGCGGGAGGTGCTCTTTTTTCACACCCTTCACGCGCTGAGTGTAGCTCCGGACCGGAGGAGGGACCGTAGATGGGACTACGGGGAAGAGGTCATGGTGCGGTAGGTGAGATCTGTAGCAGCGTGGATCGCCTCGACGCCCGAGTCGGGGTCGCCGCTCGTGAGAGTTACGAGTACGAAGGAACGGTCCGGTACGAGGACGATCGCCGCGTCGTGCTCGACGCCCGGGAGCTCGCCGGTCTTGTTGGCGACCCGCGTGCCGGCAGGAAGGGCGGCGGGGATCTTGGCCCTTCGGGTCTGGAGTTCGAGGGTTGAGAGGGCCAGCTCCCTCGACTCCGGCGAGAGAGTCCTGCCATGCCAGATCTCCGCGAGCAGCGCCGCGGTGTCCCGGGCCGAAGTGTAGTTTTCCCTTCCGGCAGCCTGCGCGTCGAAGTCGAGCATGTGGCGCTCAAGGCGAGTCTCCTTGAGGCCGAGGTCTTGGGCTGCTGCGTTGATCCGCTCAAAGCCTAGCCTGTCTACAAGGAGGTTGGTCGCTACATTATCGCTATCTGAGATCATGGCTCCCGAGAGCGAGCGAACCGTGCCGCCTCCGAGCCGTTCATCGAGCGAGATCGTCCCTGCGTCCACCTCCCGCAGGAGTGCGTACAGGACAAGCACCTTTATCACGCTCGCACTCCTGAAAGAGAGGTCGTCGTTCAACCGGACTGCTTCTCCCGCAAGCGGACCTTCAAGGCCGACTACCGCCACTCCAATCTGCCCGTCGTGTTGCGTGGCTGCGGCGGCGAGGTCTTGCTCAAGAGCATCCAGAGAGTCCGGGGGCGAGGGCACGTCCCGCAGGTCGGGAACCGCCTGCGCGGTCGTTGTCGAGTGATCCTCCGGAAAGGGTCTTTCTGCGTTTTCCTCAGGGATGGGGGATGCCGGCGGCGGGTCCGGCGCGGAGTAGCATCCGCCTGCGAGCAGCGCCAAGACAAAGAGGAAGGCCGGGAGGCGCACGGCTCCTCTACGGACCTTCTACCCGGACCTCGGAGATCGCAGTCTTGTCCAGCGTGTAGGGGTACACGTCCCCGTACGGAGAGACCGTCTGCGGCGGGTAGGTGTCGAGGATGGTTATCCGTACGTAGTCCGTCTCGGTCTCCGGGAGCGAGGTGAACTGCATCCCGGGCTCCCGGACGAAGCTGGCCGTGGTGACGTAGCCGTTCGAGAGCGCTATCTCGGCCGTCCTCACGGAGTAGAGCTGGAAGAAGCGGTCAAGGCCGTCTGCGGGATCGACCTTCGCGTAGCCGGGGATCATTCCGACGCGGTTCACGCGCACGGGAGCGTCGTAGCGGAGGGTTACGGACTGGCCTATGCCGTTGCCGTCAACGTTCCAGGCCGTGTCCGAGAGACCATCCGCGACCTTTTGCGGCTCGTAGGTTACGGTGTTGCCGCTCGCGTCCGGGGCCGGAGCCGAGGTCGAGGAGGCCGTAACGCTCGCCGGGGAGACCGAGGAGGCGCTTGTCGCCGCTTCCGAAGAGCCACTGCCAGAGCTTCCGGTCCCGGACGAGCTACCCGTCCCGTCGCCGTCCTCGACGGGGATCTCGACGACCTCCCGCGGCGAGACGAGGTCTGCGGCGAGCAGGGTGAAGTCCCGAGCGCTCGGAGCGACCTCAAAGACCACGACGCCCGGAGAAGAGACTCCGGGCTGTACGGTCTCGAACGTCAGGCTCCGGTCGTTGTCTATGCCGTAGGCGCTCGTCACGTCGAAGTCGGCCGAGTACTCGCTGCCGCTCCCGTCCCGCAGTCGGAAGGTCGGCTCCCCGAGATCAACCGGCTCGCTGCCGCCGTAGGTGTAGTCGAACTCGACGATCACGAACTCCCCCTCGAACGTGTCGCCGAGGGAGGTGTTGATCGTCTGCGTCTCCTGCACGCTCGTTACCTCGACGGTCGAGCCGCCGACTTCGCACTCTCGTCCGACCTCGCAGGTCGAGTCCGGGGAACCCCCGTCCTGCTCCTCCCGCCGCTCCGGAACCTCGACTGTCCGTTCTACAACAACGGTTTCCTGCCGGGCTGGAGCCTCCTCGGAGGCCGTCTCGTCTGTGAGATCCATGCACGCGGTTGCGAGTACCGACAGTATCCCTGCGCTTACCAGGACTGCGAGCCGGATGATCCTGGAGGGACTGATCTTCAAGTGCATCTCCTGTTTTGTCGAGGGGTGGCGCGATCATCGCCCTCCCAGTGGACCTTTGTCCCGTAAGCATAGAGAACTCGCGTCCCCCGGCGCAATGCTGCGGCGCAACGTCCGGTATGCTGTCTCAGGCGAGGTCTATCGCGATCGGGAGCGACCGCTCGCGCCAGCTCGACAGGCTCCCGGGGGCGCTCTCGTACTTCTGTATAAGGAGGTCCCGGGCGATCTGGTCTTCGTCCCTGCCCTCTACAAAGCGGGCTTTTCCCCGGAAGGCGACGCCGGAGATGCTCAGGGTGAGGCGCGGCTCGCGCAGCAGGTTCCTGACCCAGTCCGAGCGGTCGCGCCCGCCGGAGAGAACGTAGAGGACGCGTCGCTCGGGGACGAGGGCGAACCAGATCTCGATCTCGTGCGGCCTCCCCGTTACCCGGCCCGTGGTCGTCAGGTAGCAGAAGGGCTCTTCTGCAAGCCGGGCGAGGAGCCCGGTGTCCGGGACGTCGCTAGCCGACTCTCTGCTCCTCGGCCTTACGGAGTTCGACGCGGCGGATCTTCCCGCTCGTGGTCTTCGGCAGCTCCCCGACGAACTCGATCTTTCTCGGGTACTTGTACGGGGCGGTCTGGCGCTTGCAGAAGTCCTGAAGCTCCTTCACCAGCTCGTCCGAGGGCTCGTGGCCCTTTCCGAGAACGACGAACGCCTTGACGACGGAGCCCCGGTCCTCGTCCGGCGAGGCGACGACCGCGCTCTCGACGACGGCCGGGTGCTCGATGAGCGCGCTCTCGACCTCGAACGGCCCGATGCGGTATCCGGCGGAGAGGATCACGTCATCCGAACGCCCGACAAACCACAGGTAGCCGTCCGCATCGCGGTAGGCCCGGTCGCCGGTCAGGTAGAGTCCGTTACGGTAGCAGGCTTCCGTCTCCTCGGGCTGCTCCCAGTAGCCCTTGAAGAGAACCGGTATGTCTCCGGAGAGCGCGATGTCGCCCGTCTCGCCCTCGGGACACTCGTTGCCTTCGGGGTCTACGATCCTCACCTCGCAGCCGGGCGAGGGCTTGCCCATCGAGCCGGGCCTGACCTCGACGCCGGGGAAGTTCCCGACGAGCAGCGTGTTCTCCGTCTGGCCGTAGCCGTCGTAGAGCGTTATGCCGTGCAACTCCTTCCACCGCTCGATAACCGGCGGGTTCAGGGGCTCGCCCGCGCTCACCGCGTGCCGGAGCTTTGTGAGGTCGGCCCGCTCTAGCTCCTCGGTCTTTGTTAGGAGGCGGTACTCCGTCGGGGCCTGGCAGAGGACGCTCACCTCGTGGCGTTGCAGGAGGTCGAGCCGCTCGGCCGGGTCGAAGCCGCCCTCGTGGAAGAGAAGCTCCGTACCGAGGCTCCACGGCCCGAGAAAGACGTTCCAGATGCTCTTCGCCCAGCCCGTCCCGCTCGTGCACCATAGAAGGTCCCCGTCCTGAAGGTCGAGCCAGTAACGAGCCTGCATCCTTTTGCCGTGCGTGTAGCCGTGCGTGTGGACAACGCCCTTCGGGTGCTTTGTCGTGCCGCTCGTGTACAGCATGAACGCGTTCTCCGAGGCCGCCGTGTCCTCGACCTCGAACCCCTCCGAAGCCCTTTCGAGAAGGTCCCGCCCGGGCTCCCAGCCCTCCCGCTCTTCGCCGTCTCCGTTCAGCAGAAGGAAGCTCTTTACGTCTGGCATCTCGGGGCGGGCCTTCTCGGCCTCCTCCAGGTCGAGCGCGTCGGAGAGAAGGAGCACGGAGCCCGAGTGTCGGGCGCGGAAGGCGAGGTCCCCGGCACGGAGCTGCGGGGCGCAGGGGATGCCGACGGCCCCGAGCTTGAGGAGCCCGACGAGCGCGGCGTGCCACTCCGGGACCTTACCCATAAGGACCATCACCCGGTCGCCCTTCTCTACCCCGAGGTCCCGGAAGACGTTGGCGAAGCGGTTCGACAGCAGGGAGAACTCCCCGAAGGTCAGGCGGCGCTCGGAGCCGTCGGCGCCGACCCAGAGCATCGCCGGGCGGTCGGCCTCCCAGGCGTCCACCACGTCGCGCCCGAAGTTGAACCGCTCCGGAGTCTCCCACCTGAAGCCGGCGTAGGTAGCCGCGTAGTCGCCGATGTTCGGCATGCTTCCTCCTCGCTTCGCTTTCCCGGGGTCCATTCTACAAGAACGCCCGTGTAGACTGTGCCTACCCGGAGAGCAGGCGACGGAAAAGGATGCGCAGGTCATGGAGCGAGCGGTGGTACTCGGGGCGGCGAGGACGCCCTTCGGGAAGTTCGGCGGCGGTCTCTCGCCGTTGAGCGCGACGGAGCTTGGGGGCGTTGCGATCCGCGAGGCGCTCGACCGCTCCGGCGTCGAGGACGAGCGGGTGGAGCACTCGGTGTTCGGGATCGTGGTCCAGGCGGGCGTGGGGCAGATCCCCTCGCGCCAGGCGAACGTCGCCGCCGGGCTTCCGTACAGCCTCACGACGGAGACGCTCAACCAGGTCTGCGCCTCGGGCCTCCGGAGCGCGACGCTCGCGGAGACCCTGATCCGCGCCGGGGACTACGGCGTGATCCTCGCGGGCGGGATGGAGAGCATGTCGAACGCGCCCTACCTTGTCCCGAAGGCCCGCTGGGGGGCGCGCATGGGCGATGCGAAGCTCGTCGACTCGATGATCCACGACGGCCTCTACGACTCCTTCGAGCGCTCCCAGATGCTCACCTTCGGCTCCGAGGTGGCAAAGGAGCTCGGCGTCTCGCGCGAGGAGCAGGACAGGTGGGCCTACCGGAGCCATCGCCGCGCGAGCGAGGCCACCGAAGCCGGGCGTCTTGCCGAGGAGATCGTCGGCGTGAAGGTCCCGGGCAGGAAGGGCCAGACGGACTACGTGGACGCCGACGAGGCGATCCGCCACGACGCGAGCCTGGAGAAGATGCAGGCCCTGAGGCCCCTCGAAGAGGGCGGCACGGTAACGGCCGGAAACGCCCCCGGCGTGAACGACGGGGCGGGAGCGCTCGTGCTGGCGAGCGAGTCCTTCGCCGGGCGCAACGACCTCGAACCCTTAGGGACGATCGTCGCGCACGCGAAGGTCGCAGAGAGGCCGCCATGCCTCCTCACCGTGCCCGGAAACGCCGGGAAGAAGGCACTTGAGAAGGCCGGATGGAGGGCGAGCGACCTCGACCTCGTGGAGATAAACGAGGCGTTCGCGAGCGTCGCCGTCCACTCGACGCGGATGCTCGGGGTGGACGAGGAGATCGTCAACGTCAACGGTGGCGCGGTCGCGCTCGGGCACCCCATCGGAGCCTCGGGGGCGCGCATCCTGATGACGCTCCTCTACGAGCTGAAGCGCCGCGGCGGCGGGCGCGGGCTTGCCGCGATCTGCTCCGGTGGCGGTCAGGGCGACGCGGTGCTCGTGGAGGTCTAGGCTCTCACCTCCATCGTGCCGGTCAGGTTCCTCAGCTCGCGGAGCATGACGGGAAGGGTCGAGAGGTCGTAGACGCCGCTCTGGTTGACGTCGCGAAGGACCTGAACGGCGCGGTCGACGGCGCGGCGGTGCTCCTCCGTCCAGGTGTCGAGGCGTTCGGCGGGGGAGAGCCCGGCGTCGGTGGTGGCCGTGATCTCCTCGGTCATCCTCGCCTGGAGGTTGTACAGGTCGTCGCGCAGGGCGGCCCGGGCGAGGGTGCGCCAGCGGTTGTCGCGGGGGAGTTGCTCTATTCGCTCGCGCAGCCAGCGCAGGTTCATACGCTCGCCGACGTTCAGGTAGATGCAGGCCACGGTCCTGCGGCTCTCGCCGGTGCGCTCGGAGAGGTCCACGATGTCGAGCACGGAGTAGAGCGGATCGAGGAGCGAGACGTGACGGGCAAGGTCTTCGGGCACGCCTTCCTCCGTTAGCGCGCGAACTTTCGTCTCCAGGGCCTCGCGGTCGGCTTCGAGCATGAGCGAGGGAAGCTCCTCGCGCAGCTCCCCGGCGGCCGGGGCGAAGCGCTCCACCTCGCCGTTCGCCCCCGAGCGGCGGTTGCGGATAAACCAGCGCGTCGCCCGCTCGGCGAGCTTCGTGCAGGCGAGGTGCATCCGCGTCTGCACGGCGGCCGGGACGGTGCCGTCGAGGGACTCGATCTCCGCCCACAGCGAGCGCAGTCCGAAGACCTCGCGCATCGCGGCGAAGGCCCGGGCGACCTCCGGGAAGTCCGCGCTCGTCTCCTCGTCCATCCGGAAGGCAAAGGTCGTACCGCAGTGGTTGACGATGTCTCCCGCGACCTGCGTGGCGACGATCTCCCGCCTGAGGCGATGTTCGCTCATCCGGTCCGTAAAACGCTCCCGGAGCGGGGTCGGGAAGTAGCGAACGAGCTCCCCGGCGAGCCGCTCGTCGTCGAGGGCCTCGGAGCCGAGCAGCTGCCGGTAGAGGGAGATCTTCGTGTACGAGAGCAGCACCGAGATCTCCGGCGGCGTGAGCCCCTGTCCGTTCTGCTTCCGGTCGGAGATCTCCTCCTCGGACGGCAGGAACTCCAGCTTGCGGTCAAGCTCGCCGCTCGCCTCCAGGTGCGCGATGTAGCGGGCGTGCAGGTCGGCCATCGAGTGCGCGAGCGAGGCTTCGTTGGAGATCGCCTGCGTCTGCAGGTAGTTGTCCCGCAGAACAAGCTCTCCGACCTCTTCGGTCATGCTCGCAAGAAGCTTGTTTCGCTGCTTCTCCGTCATGTCGCCGCTGCGCACGACTCCGTCGAGGAGCACCTTTATGTTCACCTCGTGGTCGGAGCAGTCCACCCCGGCGGAGTTGTCCACCGCGTCCATGTAGACCCGGCCGCCCCCGAGGGCGTACTCGATGCGTCCGAGCTGCGTCATCCCGAGGTTGCCGCCCTCTCCGACGACCCGGCACCGCAGGTCGCGCCCGTCCACCCGAAGAGCGTCGTTCGCCCGGTCCCCGACCGCCGCGTTCGTCTCGGACGATGCCTTGACGTAGGTCCCGATGCCGCCGTTCCACAGAAGGTCCACCGGGGCCCGGAGCATCGCGCGCAGAAGCTCCGTCGGGGGGAGCTTCTCGGCCTCGATCCCGAGAAGCTCCCGTACCTCGGGCGTGAGATCTACCGACTTGGCCGTTCTCGGGAAGACCCCGCCGCCCGCGCTTATGAGCGACGCGTCGTAGTCCGCCCATGACGAGCGCGGCAGTCGGAAGAGCCGCTCGCGCTCACGGAAGCTCGCCTCCGGGTCCGGGTCGGGGTCGAGAAAGATGTGCAGGTGGTTGAACGCCCCGACAAGCTTTATGTGCCGTGAGAGGAGCATCCCGTTCCCGAACACGTCGCCGGACATGTCCCCGATGCCGACAACGGTGAAGTCTTCCTTCTGGGTGTCGTGACCGAGCTCCCGGAAGTGGCGCTTGACCGACTCCCAGGCCCCACGCGCCGTTATCCCCATGGCCTTGTGGTCGTAGCCGACCGACCCCCCAGAGGCGAACGCGTCCCCGAGCCAGAAGCCGTACTCCGCCGAGATGCCGTTCGCGATATCCGAGAACGTCGCCGTCCCCTTGTCCGCCGCGACGACAAGGTACGGGTCGTCCCCGTCGAGCCTCACAACGTCCCGAGGCGGTGCGACCTCGCCCTCGGGAGAGAGGTTGTCCGTCAGGTCGAGCATGCCCCGGATCAACGTCTTGTAACAATGAACCACTTCCTGCTGAAGCTCCTCGCGGCTTGCGCCCTCGGGGGGCTTTTTGACGACGAAGCCGCCCTTGGCTCCGACGGGGACGATCACGGCGTTCTTGACGGTCTGGGCCTTCATGAGCCCCAGGACCTCGGTGCGGAAGTCCTCGCGCCGGTCGGACCAGCGGATGCCGCCGCGGGCGACCTCGCCGCCCCTCAGGTGAACGCCCTCGGTGCGCGGGGAGTAGACAAAGATCTCGAACTTCGGGCGCGGCTCGGGGAGCTCGGGAAGCTCCTGCGGTTCGAGCTTGAAGGAGAGGTAGGGGAGAGGGTTTCCGCCGGAGTCCGCGCGGTAGAAGTTCGTGCGCCGCATCGCGAGTATAACGTTGAGGAAGCTCTGGATGATGCGGTCCTCGTCGAGGCTTGCGACGTCGTCCAGGGCCTCCCTTATCTGACCCACGAGACTCTCGGTCGCCGCTCCGGCGCGGCCGTTGTCGTGACCCTGACGGCGCGGGTCGAAGCGGCTCTTGAAGAGCCGGACGAGGAGGCGCGCGAGGTGCGGGTTCCGGGCGAGGGTCGCCTCCATGTAAGACTGGGAGAAGGTAAGGTTCGTCTGGCGCAGGTACTTGCAGACGGCCCTCAGGGCCGTGATCTCCCGCCAGTCGAGCCCGGCCCTGAGGACGAGCCGGTTGAAGCCGTCGTTCTCGACCTTGCCGTCCCAGACGCGCCGGAAGGTCTCCTGGAAGATCGTGCGCACCTCGCCCGTGTCGAGCGGCTTCTCGGCGCGCAGGCCGAAGTCGTGGATCCAGAACCTCTCCCCGGGAGAGTCCCCGGACGTCCCGACCGGCCGGACGTCGAAGGGGCCGATCTCGTCCACGACCGTTACGCCCATGTTCTCAAGGAGCGGCAGCACCTCCGAGAGCGAGACGATTCGCTCCTTGCGAAAGAGCTTGAAGCGGAAGTGATCCTCCGGCTCCTCAAGCTGGCGGTAGAGGCTCATCCCGAGGTCGCCCGGCTCCCGAAGCTCCTCCAGCCGCTCGATGTCCGGGTAGGCGCGGCGAGCAAGGAACTCCTCCTTGTAGCCCGCCGGGAAAGCGTCCCGGTAGCGGTAGAAGAGCGTCGTGCCGCGCTCCTCGCCGAAGCCCTCGATCAGGGCCTCGTAGAGGTCGTCCTGCCAGGTGCGCGTCGCCTCGAAGATCGCCCGCTCAAGCTCCTCCAGGTTGTAGCTCTCGGTGTCCTCGGGCCGGGCGTAGACGACGAAGAGGAGCCTCGCCAGGACCGACTCGGAGAGCCTTACGGAGAAGTCCACGCTGTGAGCGTTGAAGCGCTCGACGAGAAGCTTGCGGATGCGCACCCGGGCGTTCGTGTCGTAGCGGTCGCGCGGCACGAAGACCAGGCACGAGACAAAGCGCCCGAAGGTGTCGCGCCGGGCGAAGAGCCTGACGCTCTGCTTCTCCTGAAGCTGGAGGATGCCGAGGGTGATCCCGGCAAGCTCGTCCTCCGGAGTCTGCAGAAGCTGGTCGCGCGGGTAGGAGCCGAACACCTCCAAAAGGGACTTCTCGTAGTGGCTGTTCTTCGGGAAGCCCGCCCGCTTCAGGATGGAGCGGAGCTTGCGGCGGATAAGGGGAATCCCGAGCGGGTCGGCCGAGTAGGTCTTCATCGTGTAGAGACCGAGGAAGCGCCGCTCCCCGACAACGTTTCCCTCCCCGTCGAACTTCTTTACCCCGACGTAGTCGAGGTGCGCCGGGCGGTGGACCCGCGACTCGGAGTTCGCCTTTGTCAGGTTCAGGAGGTTCGGCTCTCGCGCGAGCCGCCTCACGGCGGGCGGAAGGTTCGCGAACGAGCCCGAGACCCCGCCCGCCCCCTCCGGACGACGCAGGATACCGAGCCCCGAGTCCGGGACCGCGATCAGCGCGTCCTCGTCCGTCTCCTCGTCCTTCTTCAGGTCGTACTCCCGGTAGCCCGTAAAGACGAAGTGCTCGTCGACGAGCCACTCAAGAAAGGCCGCCGTCTCCTCGACCTCGCCGGGCTCGACGCTCGGCGGCGGTGAGGCGCGAAGCTCGGAGACGATCTCCGCTACGCGCTCGGTCATCGCCCCCCAGTCCTCGACCGCCGCCCGGACCTCCGAGAGGACGAGCTCAAGGCTCCGGCGAAGCTCTTCGAGCACCTCGGGCTCGGTGCGCCGGTCGACCTCGACGTGGATTGCGGACTCCCTGAGGACGTCTTCGGGGTCCTCAGGCTCCTCGTCCGGAGCGAGGAGGTCCGTCAGGTTCCCCTCGCCGTCGCGCCGGACGCGAATTATCGGGTGGAAGATCCTGTGCAGCCCGTGCCCGAGGCGGTTCAGCTCCATGCTCACGGAGTCCACGAGAAAGGGCTTGTCGTCCGTCACGAGCTCGACGACCGTGTGCGTGGACTGCCAGCCGTGGGGCTCGTGGTGCGGGTTGTAGACCCTTACCTTCGACTCGCCCGGCGCGCGCTGGCGAAGAAA
It contains:
- a CDS encoding serine hydrolase, coding for MRLPAFLFVLALLAGGCYSAPDPPPASPIPEENAERPFPEDHSTTTAQAVPDLRDVPSPPDSLDALEQDLAAAATQHDGQIGVAVVGLEGPLAGEAVRLNDDLSFRSASVIKVLVLYALLREVDAGTISLDERLGGGTVRSLSGAMISDSDNVATNLLVDRLGFERINAAAQDLGLKETRLERHMLDFDAQAAGRENYTSARDTAALLAEIWHGRTLSPESRELALSTLELQTRRAKIPAALPAGTRVANKTGELPGVEHDAAIVLVPDRSFVLVTLTSGDPDSGVEAIHAATDLTYRTMTSSP
- a CDS encoding nitroreductase/quinone reductase family protein; the protein is MTTTGRVTGRPHEIEIWFALVPERRVLYVLSGGRDRSDWVRNLLREPRLTLSISGVAFRGKARFVEGRDEDQIARDLLIQKYESAPGSLSSWRERSLPIAIDLA
- a CDS encoding acyl-CoA synthetase, which encodes MPNIGDYAATYAGFRWETPERFNFGRDVVDAWEADRPAMLWVGADGSERRLTFGEFSLLSNRFANVFRDLGVEKGDRVMVLMGKVPEWHAALVGLLKLGAVGIPCAPQLRAGDLAFRARHSGSVLLLSDALDLEEAEKARPEMPDVKSFLLLNGDGEEREGWEPGRDLLERASEGFEVEDTAASENAFMLYTSGTTKHPKGVVHTHGYTHGKRMQARYWLDLQDGDLLWCTSGTGWAKSIWNVFLGPWSLGTELLFHEGGFDPAERLDLLQRHEVSVLCQAPTEYRLLTKTEELERADLTKLRHAVSAGEPLNPPVIERWKELHGITLYDGYGQTENTLLVGNFPGVEVRPGSMGKPSPGCEVRIVDPEGNECPEGETGDIALSGDIPVLFKGYWEQPEETEACYRNGLYLTGDRAYRDADGYLWFVGRSDDVILSAGYRIGPFEVESALIEHPAVVESAVVASPDEDRGSVVKAFVVLGKGHEPSDELVKELQDFCKRQTAPYKYPRKIEFVGELPKTTSGKIRRVELRKAEEQRVG
- a CDS encoding DUF2256 domain-containing protein, with amino-acid sequence MKGVKKEHLPQKTCPVCGRPFSWRRKWERDWDSVVYCSKRCRARAKSERQSG
- the meaB gene encoding methylmalonyl Co-A mutase-associated GTPase MeaB, coding for MTERLAAGDRRALARVISLVEREDPAAKEVLAAIYPRTGEAVTVGFTGPPGVGKSSIIAKLIRLYREEGKRVGVVSVDPSSPFSKGAILGDRIRLSDHFLDSGVFIRSMGSRGHLGGLAGGSRLAALAMEAAGFDVVLYETVGVGQGEVEVASAADTVVLALQPGSGDAVQALKAGVMEIADVFCVNKADDPRAKDQKRQVRQMLEIGNELSPNPWTPPIVLTRGDTGEGVDELKREIERHREYLKESGEFEKRRRESLKSFVLLWATSRLQKEMREHLERQDEGTMERVYRRELDPISASEKIYREV
- a CDS encoding helical backbone metal receptor: MASERPQRIVSLVPSLTEALFVFGAGERVVGRTRYCTLPARTVRRAAVVGGTKRIDHEKTLSLNPDLVVAVREENTREDVERLRAADVPVFLGEPEDVPGAVSMLRDLAAAVGAADTSSLDRAGRTLERLRRVRPARPVRVFAPIWKSPYMSPGGDTYVSSVIKECGGFNVFADRRRYPTVTPEEIEAARPEVVLLPDEPYEFSAADLAELYALDVPAAREERIHLVSGKLLTWYGPRLADSLMQLAALLRRR
- a CDS encoding NADase-type glycan-binding domain-containing protein, giving the protein MKISPSRIIRLAVLVSAGILSVLATACMDLTDETASEEAPARQETVVVERTVEVPERREEQDGGSPDSTCEVGRECEVGGSTVEVTSVQETQTINTSLGDTFEGEFVIVEFDYTYGGSEPVDLGEPTFRLRDGSGSEYSADFDVTSAYGIDNDRSLTFETVQPGVSSPGVVVFEVAPSARDFTLLAADLVSPREVVEIPVEDGDGTGSSSGTGSSGSGSSEAATSASSVSPASVTASSTSAPAPDASGNTVTYEPQKVADGLSDTAWNVDGNGIGQSVTLRYDAPVRVNRVGMIPGYAKVDPADGLDRFFQLYSVRTAEIALSNGYVTTASFVREPGMQFTSLPETETDYVRITILDTYPPQTVSPYGDVYPYTLDKTAISEVRVEGP
- a CDS encoding acetyl-CoA C-acetyltransferase, whose product is MERAVVLGAARTPFGKFGGGLSPLSATELGGVAIREALDRSGVEDERVEHSVFGIVVQAGVGQIPSRQANVAAGLPYSLTTETLNQVCASGLRSATLAETLIRAGDYGVILAGGMESMSNAPYLVPKARWGARMGDAKLVDSMIHDGLYDSFERSQMLTFGSEVAKELGVSREEQDRWAYRSHRRASEATEAGRLAEEIVGVKVPGRKGQTDYVDADEAIRHDASLEKMQALRPLEEGGTVTAGNAPGVNDGAGALVLASESFAGRNDLEPLGTIVAHAKVAERPPCLLTVPGNAGKKALEKAGWRASDLDLVEINEAFASVAVHSTRMLGVDEEIVNVNGGAVALGHPIGASGARILMTLLYELKRRGGGRGLAAICSGGGQGDAVLVEV